In one window of Coralliovum pocilloporae DNA:
- a CDS encoding autotransporter outer membrane beta-barrel domain-containing protein — protein MEGKYSRYEGLSGEGNFTVLHAGADYLMTSRLLLGVGAQLDWITYDQSSGAGQSDGFGFMVGPYLTAKVTDQFYIDAAASWGQADNSVSPLGTYSDDFDSERWLVTGALIGEFSFHEVLVQPEVRLSYYREDTDAYVDTVGTAIPSLTYESGTLEFGPTFSRTFELDNGMALTPSLGARGVWTFSAENTANRFQSNPSTLADERLSASVTAGLALMTADGMHFNVDGSYAGIGDDTFEAWTVRARAGLNW, from the coding sequence CTGGAAGGCAAATACAGCCGATATGAGGGCCTGTCAGGGGAGGGCAACTTTACAGTTCTCCACGCCGGGGCTGACTATCTGATGACATCACGGCTGCTGCTTGGTGTTGGTGCCCAGCTTGACTGGATCACCTATGATCAATCGTCAGGTGCCGGTCAATCAGACGGATTTGGCTTTATGGTCGGGCCATATCTAACGGCTAAGGTCACCGATCAGTTCTATATCGATGCAGCAGCATCCTGGGGGCAGGCCGACAACAGTGTCTCTCCCCTGGGAACGTATTCTGATGATTTCGATTCAGAGCGGTGGCTGGTCACAGGTGCCCTGATTGGAGAGTTTTCCTTCCATGAGGTTCTGGTCCAGCCGGAAGTGCGTCTGTCCTACTATCGTGAGGACACAGATGCCTATGTCGACACTGTCGGCACCGCGATCCCGTCACTGACCTATGAATCGGGAACGCTGGAATTCGGCCCGACCTTCAGCAGAACGTTCGAGCTGGATAACGGCATGGCACTGACCCCAAGTCTTGGAGCCCGGGGGGTCTGGACGTTCTCGGCCGAGAACACAGCGAACCGGTTCCAGTCCAACCCGTCAACATTGGCAGACGAGCGCCTGAGTGCATCCGTCACAGCCGGTCTCGCTCTCATGACAGCCGATGGCATGCATTTCAATGTGGATGGCAGCTATGCCGGTATCGGAGATGACACGTTCGAAGCATGGACCGTAAGAGCACGCGCAGGCCTCAACTGGTAA
- a CDS encoding Ig-like domain-containing protein: MRLSFRAVIDNGQSFGTSSGTITGDGTTVYDFRYSLASTDANSIPTTSASITLADITAPTVSILNAPASHDGVTPFDVTVQFSEPVVNFVAGDVTVGNGTVTSLTTTDNQSFTASITPSSGAAVTVDVAAGVAQDQAGNDNAAATRVTVADAIAPTVSILNAPGTHDGTAPFNVTVQFSEPVVNFVAGDVTVGNGTVTALTTTDNQSFTASITPSSGSDITIDVAAGVAQDQAGNDNTAATRVTVEGTALEQTTAIIGSLLENRGNLLLQNRPSQSRRLDRLNGRDTNNGGISGFGVTVSSGYLPFSATISDTEGRFSFSLRKAQAAGAETSVSADPVTILSYAGIQQTGPRPSQGSYKTPQETTERRDSAGSVSTPPHASGYATQTTDIGQTHAESVRALNELPLNELQGLERGPGVKETNPFDI; this comes from the coding sequence ATGAGGCTAAGTTTTCGTGCCGTAATCGATAATGGACAAAGCTTTGGTACGTCCAGCGGTACAATCACCGGCGACGGAACGACAGTCTACGATTTTCGGTACAGTCTGGCGTCTACGGATGCAAATTCGATCCCGACCACCTCTGCATCCATCACCTTAGCCGATATAACCGCGCCCACTGTTTCCATTCTGAATGCCCCGGCCTCTCATGACGGGGTGACGCCGTTTGATGTGACTGTTCAGTTTTCCGAACCCGTGGTGAACTTCGTTGCTGGGGACGTAACCGTCGGCAATGGCACTGTGACCAGTCTCACAACGACCGATAACCAGAGCTTCACCGCATCGATTACACCGTCATCAGGGGCTGCCGTCACAGTTGATGTAGCGGCTGGGGTCGCGCAGGACCAGGCTGGCAACGACAATGCTGCAGCAACACGGGTCACCGTAGCAGATGCAATCGCGCCCACCGTTTCCATTCTGAACGCGCCAGGTACGCATGATGGCACTGCACCCTTCAATGTGACGGTTCAGTTCTCAGAACCCGTTGTGAACTTCGTTGCCGGGGATGTAACCGTTGGCAATGGCACCGTGACAGCCCTCACAACAACGGATAATCAGAGCTTCACCGCATCGATTACACCGTCATCAGGGTCTGACATCACAATCGATGTGGCCGCAGGCGTCGCGCAGGACCAGGCAGGCAACGACAATACCGCAGCAACGCGTGTCACCGTAGAAGGTACGGCTTTGGAGCAGACGACGGCCATCATCGGGTCTCTCCTTGAGAACCGGGGCAATCTTCTCCTCCAGAACCGTCCGAGCCAGTCCCGTCGTCTGGATCGGTTAAACGGTCGTGATACAAATAATGGCGGCATTTCCGGGTTTGGGGTAACGGTGTCGAGCGGTTATCTGCCCTTCTCCGCAACAATCAGTGATACAGAGGGACGCTTCTCTTTCAGCCTCCGTAAAGCGCAAGCCGCAGGCGCTGAGACGTCAGTCTCCGCCGATCCCGTCACAATCCTGTCCTATGCCGGGATTCAGCAGACCGGACCGCGTCCCTCACAGGGCAGCTACAAGACACCACAAGAGACGACAGAACGCCGGGACAGCGCCGGCAGCGTGTCGACGCCGCCACACGCGTCAGGCTATGCCACACAGACCACAGACATAGGTCAGACACATGCAGAGAGTGTGCGTGCCCTCAATGAGCTGCCCCTCAATGAGCTGCAAGGGCTTGAGCGTGGCCCCGGAGTTAAAGAGACCAACCCGTTTGACATCTGA
- a CDS encoding AraC family transcriptional regulator — MEQENAKNSASKHRIEFCTDNVDANVSLDFWKDKMEAFFDVKGFGEDAPLQGIQGHIALLQTNRTIFGKVSAQRQTFYRDNQKIASDSLDHFIVQVFLKGGGPVLDGPTVQNGDLFVIDMARFHERLSYPFTNLSFIIPRDRDPSLSHILERLHNKTLPGRHPLVAMIRRQMTQLWDYQDDFSIAQMELAMENTVELIKATLNQSNPASCEATYNASPALGHAIRDYIEQNLGRPLEVERLVARFQISRAQLYRLFAQHSGISRYVQERRLMMAYRLLLQKGNSLSIFSIAATCGFKSESHFSNSFRARFGRTAQDVRAEGNILKLRTDGDRKLLDQWLSDL, encoded by the coding sequence TTGGAACAAGAAAATGCAAAAAACTCAGCTTCCAAACACAGAATTGAATTCTGCACCGATAATGTTGATGCAAACGTCTCACTAGATTTTTGGAAAGACAAAATGGAAGCCTTTTTTGATGTAAAAGGCTTCGGTGAAGATGCGCCTTTGCAAGGTATTCAAGGGCACATCGCTCTTCTCCAGACCAATCGAACGATTTTTGGTAAAGTCAGCGCACAGCGCCAGACTTTTTATCGCGATAATCAGAAAATAGCGTCCGATTCACTGGACCATTTTATCGTACAGGTTTTCCTGAAAGGTGGAGGGCCGGTGCTGGATGGCCCGACAGTGCAAAACGGTGATCTCTTTGTCATCGACATGGCGCGTTTTCACGAGCGACTGAGTTATCCGTTCACAAATCTGTCCTTCATCATCCCGCGGGACCGTGATCCATCGCTCTCTCACATATTGGAGAGGCTGCACAATAAAACCCTGCCGGGGCGGCACCCTCTGGTCGCCATGATCCGAAGACAGATGACACAATTGTGGGACTATCAGGACGACTTTTCCATTGCGCAGATGGAGCTGGCAATGGAGAACACGGTCGAGCTCATCAAAGCAACGCTCAATCAATCCAATCCTGCCTCTTGTGAGGCGACCTATAACGCCAGCCCGGCTCTGGGACATGCGATCCGGGACTATATTGAGCAGAATCTGGGGCGCCCCCTGGAGGTTGAACGTCTTGTCGCCCGTTTTCAGATTTCACGGGCCCAACTCTATCGCTTGTTCGCGCAACATTCCGGGATTTCCCGTTATGTGCAAGAGCGGCGTCTGATGATGGCTTATCGGCTGCTTCTGCAAAAGGGCAATTCACTCAGCATATTTTCCATTGCTGCGACCTGTGGCTTTAAATCGGAAAGCCATTTTTCCAACTCCTTCAGAGCCCGTTTTGGACGAACAGCACAAGATGTCCGCGCGGAAGGGAATATACTGAAATTGCGGACAGACGGGGATCGTAAGCTTTTGGACCAGTGGCTTTCAGATCTGTAG